Within the Staphylococcus argenteus genome, the region CGTTTTGTATACTTAACAAATGAAGGTGCGCAATTAGAACGTGCTTTAATGAATTATATGATTACAAAACATACAACACAACATGGTTATACAGAAATGATGGTACCACAACTTGTGAACGCAGATACAATGTATGGTACAGGTCAATTACCTAAATTTGAAGAAGATTTATTTAAAGTAGAAAAAGAAGGATTATATACAATTCCAACTGCTGAAGTACCTTTAACGAATTTCTATCGTAATGAAATTATTCAACCAGGTGTACTTCCTGAAAAATTCACTGGTCAATCTGCATGTTTCCGAAGTGAAGCGGGATCAGCTGGTAGAGATACAAGAGGGTTAATTCGTTTACACCAATTCGATAAAGTAGAAATGGTACGTTTCGAACAACCAGAAGATTCATGGAATGCTTTAGAAGAAATGACAACAAATGCAGAAGCAATTCTAGAAGAATTAGGCTTACCATATCGTCGTGTTATTTTATGTACTGGTGATATCGGTTTTAGCGCAAGTAAAACATATGATTTAGAAGTTTGGTTACCAAGTTACAATGACTATAAAGAAATTAGTTCATGTTCTAACTGTACTGATTTCCAAGCGCGTCGTGCAAATATTCGATTCAAACGTGATAAAGCAGCTAAACCAGAATTAGCACATACATTAAATGGTAGTGGTTTAGCAGTTGGACGTACATTTGCTGCTATCGTTGAAAACTACCAAAATGAAGATGGAACAGTAACAATTCCAGAAGCATTAGTACCATTTATGGGTGGTAAAACACAAATTTCAAAACCAGTTAAATAATTAAAGATTTGTAATAAAAAGTGGTGACGAATCTGTCACCACTTTTTTGTTGCGAAAATTAATATTATGGAGCCATCGTTAACAGCTCATATGAATAAAATTTTTACTCTATTTGTCAATATAATTATGGAGCCAACGATGAATCATCCTGATGGACGAAAGCTATATTAACTATCACCATATTTAATGATGCGGTGCACATATACTACTCTTGATGCATGAATAGGAAGCGTTATTACATATAAATATTATCAGAGGAGGGGGAAGGGGAGGAGATGTGGAATAAAGAGTGAGACAAACAGCATAAAAAATATGGAAAAATGCCTAAAAGAACATTATTAAAACACTTCAATGCAAGACGAAAATTTTATATAAACGTAGGGATGTCTTAAGTTTTTATTCAAAAATTCTGACAAATAAAATACTACAACAAAAGCGTTTTGAAACTCACGTAAGTCTAACGTAAGACAAACCGAAGTCTAAAAATATTGCTTGTGTATATGAAGTGTATTAGACTAGGTATATTATTTTTACGTAATTATAAACATTAAAAATATTAAAGGAGGGTGAACAGATGACATCGCATTTAAGTTTCAGGCAAGGCGTAAAAGAATGTATTCCTACTTTGTTTGGTTATGCAGGTGTTGGTATTTCGTTTGGCATTGTAGCGGCATCACAAAATTTCAGTATTTTAGAAATCACATTGTTATGTCTTATTATATACGCTGGTGCTGCTCAATTTATTATGTGCGCGTTGTTTATTGCAGGAACGCCAATATCAGCGATTGTA harbors:
- the serS gene encoding serine--tRNA ligase — translated: MLDIKLFRNEPDQVKSKIELRGDDPKVVDEILELDEQRRKLISATEEMKARRNKVSEEIALKKRNKENADDVIAEMRTLGDDIKEKDNQLNEIDNKMTSILCRIPNLISDDVPQGESDEDNVEVKKWGTPREFDFEPKAHWDIVEELKMADFDRAAKVSGARFVYLTNEGAQLERALMNYMITKHTTQHGYTEMMVPQLVNADTMYGTGQLPKFEEDLFKVEKEGLYTIPTAEVPLTNFYRNEIIQPGVLPEKFTGQSACFRSEAGSAGRDTRGLIRLHQFDKVEMVRFEQPEDSWNALEEMTTNAEAILEELGLPYRRVILCTGDIGFSASKTYDLEVWLPSYNDYKEISSCSNCTDFQARRANIRFKRDKAAKPELAHTLNGSGLAVGRTFAAIVENYQNEDGTVTIPEALVPFMGGKTQISKPVK